AGCCGCAGGCCCAGACTGAGGCTCTGCAGATTCTTTTTGCGGATCTGATTTTTTCATTACGAAATGTGCCCGTCGCATCTTACTGAAAACGTGATATGATCATTCTCAGGAAATCATAACATGAACAATGAACCGTTACAGAAAAAAAAGACTGCATTTTCTACTTCGAAATGGTTTTTCCATAGCTGTTGTACGCTGGCGTTACTGATTTTTCTGGGGTTCATGATCTGGCCTGTTTATGTCTATCCGCCCTCACATCGGGAAGACACGCGTACTTTAAAAACAATCTATGCCATGACTCCCCAGTTTCTGGAAGAACAGAATCGTGATCTGGCGGAAATGAATGGGCCTGTGCAGTTTGAGGACTCTCCTGAATGGTCTGAGACTTCAAACAGCCCTTTCATCTGGTTCACTCAACCGGCGTCCGGTGATCTGATGCAGGTTCTGCATCCCCGATTAATCAAACCGGAAGCGCGAACGGCAGATTTTGTCGAACGCTTTTATGTCGCAGCCCGCGAGCCAGATGGGTACCATAGTCGCTGGGTCCTGATGAATACAGGTCAGCCACGCTATGTAAAAGATGCCTGGATCCATTGGGATTCTCAGACAATAGTAGAACAGTGACATCAAACATCTTGCTTCAAACAGAGATAAAAAAACAACCCGGACCTTGCGATCCGGGTTGTTAAATCGTGAATGCGGACTGATCCGTTTATTTCGTGGTTTATTTGTTGATCAGCGTTTTCACTTTATCAAGTTCCTGCTTTGCTTTCTGCAGGTTCTGTTCTGATTCAGCGATATCTTTTTTCTCAGCAGCCAGTGATTCTTCTGCGTCTTTCACTGCTTCCTGAGCATCTTCTTTGTCGGCTTCACTGGTTTCACTCAGCTTCTTTTTCGCAGCAGCGAGAGTCGCTTCCGCTTCGGTGACTTCAGCCTGTTCTTCTTTCAAAGCTTTTTCGGCTTCCATCACGTTTTCCTGAGCGTTCTTCAGAGCTTCCACTTTCGTTTCGGCTAATCGGTTTCGCGCTTCCGTCACACGTTCTTCAGCCTCTTTTTTTGCTTCCGCAACATCTTCTGCATTGGCTTTTTTGGCCTGAGCAAGTGACTCGTTCAGCTCACGCTGTGCTTCATTCACATCGCGCATTTCTTCACTGACTTCAGCCGATGATTCACGTTCCTGACGGGCTTCCTGAACGTCTTGCATTTCTTCTCGAATGTTTTCGGTGCCGACACGCCTGGTTTCGTGCATCTCAGCAGTTGCTTCCTGTTCGGCCTGAGCGATCTGCTCCTGACCTTCCATCCTGGCTTCGTCCACATTCTTGCGGGCCTGCTCAATGGACTCCGAATTGGTCTCACAACCGACGAGAACCAGAGCAGCCAGTGCCGATGCAGAACTTAGTTTCAAAAATGACATGTTTTTCTCCTGTAAATTGTTCAATTGTATTTGGCTGGGGTTTATTTGGCTGAGGCTTCCCCTCGTGAGCCTTGTTTGTATCTGGTGATATCTCCTATGACTCACTTTGTTGTGAATACTGTTATGCAGATTCTATGCCAGTATTCAGCAACACCTCAGAAACAGGGACTAAATACATTTCAGTACGTCAAAAGGGCATTTCTGACGAACGATCAGCGTTCAGTCAGGTCGTTCAGCATACACAGAAAACGTGGTTTACCCGTCTGCAGAGGAGGTGAGCTCCTGTCTAATATGAATTCCCGAAGCGCTTTCTTGATTCGTAATTTGACATGTAATACCATTTCAAAACCTGAACCGTCTCAGATCCGCCAGCGACCGAAACAGATATGCTTTGAAAATGGACTGAACCACATGCGTCGAACCCAATTCGCCAGTCTTCTCATCCTGCTTGTTTTAATACTGTTCGCATCCCGGGTCGGGGCACAAACAACCCTGATTCCATTTGGTAAGGAAAGCACATGGCGATACCAGGATGACGGCCAGCCGTTGCTCCCTCATTGGATTGAACCGAAATTCGACGATTCGAAATGGAAATCTGGCACTGCACCACTGGGATATGGAGAATCGGATATCAGTACCACATTAAATTTTGGCAGTGATCCACAGAAGAAAACGATCACAGCCTGTTTTCGGCACTCGTTTGATATCACAGACGCCAGCCAACTCAAACAGCTGGTATTCATGATTCGCAGCGACGATGGCTGTGTTGTCTATCTGAACGGGAAAGAGGTCATCCGGCACAATCTTCCCCAGGGTCAGATCACAGCAGACACGCGTGCCTTGAAGCGATCCGACGGCCTGGAAGAACGGCTCTACCAGTATTTTAAAATCGATGCGGCTCATCTGGTATCCGGCGCGAATGTGATCGCGATTGAAGTTCATCAGGTGGATTCCCGCAGCAGCGACCTCTTTCTGGATCTGGCTTTGCGTGGCTACCCTGATGATGATTCCTTACGTCCCAAAATGCGGGAACAGGCGCGCCAGGCGACCGTGGATTATCATTCCACACATTTCGTCGGGCCGAAAATCAAAATCCGGGACGGATATGTAGACGGCGGTCGGGGAATGAAGCTGGATGAAAAGGGACAGGCATTTTCCCGGCGCGAGCTGATTATCGTCGACCGCCAGCGTGACGCCGCCCTCAAACAACATCTGGATTTCGCTCATTCCGAGGAATTAAAAGCATTAGTGCCACTCAAACGGGCGACTCGGCTGGCCAAATATGTGGACCAGAATATGTCGCTCGACAAAAACAACCGCTGGAGCACGCCCGCAGTCGTACTCCTGACCAGAGAATATGCGAATGAGGGGGTCATGCTGGGCGATGTGACTCGGCTGTGTGGCGCGGGTGTCTGTCGCCATCGGGCCCTGCTGTTCAAACTGCTGGCCGACGAGGCGGAACTCGACGTGGCGCTGGTCCGCGGCAATTATGGTGATGCCAGCCGTGTGGGCGGACATGCCTGGAACGAATTGTACCTGCCCGATGGCAGACGTTTCATCATTGATACCATGCAGCGACGGATCGTAAACCTGGGATCGGATGGCGGCCAGACCAGCAGCCGCTACCTGACGGTCAAAAATAAACCCTGGTATCCAAAATCAAAACCCGCTGAAGCAGAACAGCCCCAGAACTCTGCGAATTAAGCTCCCACGCTTCAATACAGGTTCTTCTTCAGCACATCCAGGGGATAGATGGTATCCCTCCAGCGGACGCCGCCGTTTTTGAGCGTGATATAAGCCGAGCGCCAGATGGCAAAGGCGAGTGCCAGCGACGAGAAGAACAGCAGCGGCGTCACGCGGAGCCCTGAAGCGAATAGAACGGCAATCGTGGCATAACAGAGATGCAGCAGGCCGACAGTGATCAGAAAGCCGATCGTCTGTGATAGCGGGTACAGAAACGGGACGATAAAGGGTGCAATAAAAAACAGCAGAAATGCCAACGTTGCCAGGGAGACTAACGACAGGGAATAGTGAAATGAGGCGAACGAGTTTTTTTCAACGCCGGTAATCACACCCCACGCAGAAGGCTGCCAGCGGACCTTGAGCTGTTCGATGCCCAGATAAAAGTCCTGTTTATAATAATAGTTTTTAATCAGTTTGCCGAGTTTAATGTCATCCAGTACATCCAGTTTAATCGCGGCGTGCCCGCCGATCTGCTGATAGACTTCGGTACGGACCAGATTGAAGGCGCCGATGCCGATATAAGCGAAATGCCAACGAGTCGGTACCAGCCAGAGAAACATGCCGCCAGTGAGCAGGAAGCCGAAGAATGTAATGAATGCCATTTCGATCAGCCCGCCCCGCGCCAACTGAGGCAGCAGGCAGAGGTGATCCAGTTTCTGATGCAGGAAGACCCGCGTCGCTTCTGAAATCGCGTTTGGATCGAAGATGATATCGCCGTCCGTAAACAACAGCAGTTCGCCGGTTGCCTGCTTGGCGGCCTGATGCATGGCGTGTGATTTTCCCAGCCAGTCCGCAGGCAGTTCTGTGATGTGGACGATCTGCATGCTGGCGCGATCCTGGTTTGCGGCCTCTTTCGCCACACGTTCCATGATCGCACCGGTTTCATCAGCGGAACGATCATTGACGGCAATGATTTCCAGATGCGGATAGTCGGAAGCCAGTAGTGAGTTGAGGGTGACTTCGATGGTTTCGGCTTCGTCTTTGGCGGGAACAATCACGGAGATCTTAGGCCAGACCTTAGGAATATCCGTCTCGGGTAGACAGCGGGTAATGCGCTTGCGAATCATCATGATAAGCGAAGGAACCAGCAGGATCGTCCAGAAGACAATGGTGGCGTAGCCCCAGTAAGTGATGATCGATGCCTGCATGGAGTGGTGTTCTTTCCGTTATTGAATGCGGGTTGCAAGCAGATCCGTGATCATCGAGCCGATCCGCAAAGAGGATGTCGCAGCCGGCGATGGTGCATTCAAAACGTTAATCATGCGGTCGGATTCATCAATCAGAAAGTCATCCACGAGAGTTCCATCGGGGGCGAGCGCCTGGGCACGCACTCCCGCGGGAGCCGCTTTCAGATCGTCCGCTTTGATTTCGGGAATCAGTCGCTGCAGTTCATGTACGAATGCCGGTTTGCTGAAGGACCGCCACATTTCTTTCAGGCCGGTCTTCCAGTATTTGAATGCCATCTTGCGAAACCCGGGATAGGTGGCCGCTTCGAACAGATCCCCTATGTTAACATTTGTCTTCTTATATCCTTCCCGCGCAAAAGCCCAGACGGCATTCGGACCGCATTCGACACCGCCGTGAATCATTTTGGTAAAATGCACGCCGAGAAACGGGAACTCGGGATTGGGGACCGGATAAATCAGCGCTTTGCAAAGATGTTCCGCCTCCGGTTTGAGCACATAGTATTCGCCACGAAAGGGGACGATTTTGGAT
The sequence above is a segment of the Gimesia algae genome. Coding sequences within it:
- a CDS encoding coiled-coil domain-containing protein — protein: MSFLKLSSASALAALVLVGCETNSESIEQARKNVDEARMEGQEQIAQAEQEATAEMHETRRVGTENIREEMQDVQEARQERESSAEVSEEMRDVNEAQRELNESLAQAKKANAEDVAEAKKEAEERVTEARNRLAETKVEALKNAQENVMEAEKALKEEQAEVTEAEATLAAAKKKLSETSEADKEDAQEAVKDAEESLAAEKKDIAESEQNLQKAKQELDKVKTLINK
- a CDS encoding EDR1-related protein; this translates as MRRTQFASLLILLVLILFASRVGAQTTLIPFGKESTWRYQDDGQPLLPHWIEPKFDDSKWKSGTAPLGYGESDISTTLNFGSDPQKKTITACFRHSFDITDASQLKQLVFMIRSDDGCVVYLNGKEVIRHNLPQGQITADTRALKRSDGLEERLYQYFKIDAAHLVSGANVIAIEVHQVDSRSSDLFLDLALRGYPDDDSLRPKMREQARQATVDYHSTHFVGPKIKIRDGYVDGGRGMKLDEKGQAFSRRELIIVDRQRDAALKQHLDFAHSEELKALVPLKRATRLAKYVDQNMSLDKNNRWSTPAVVLLTREYANEGVMLGDVTRLCGAGVCRHRALLFKLLADEAELDVALVRGNYGDASRVGGHAWNELYLPDGRRFIIDTMQRRIVNLGSDGGQTSSRYLTVKNKPWYPKSKPAEAEQPQNSAN
- a CDS encoding glycosyltransferase; amino-acid sequence: MQASIITYWGYATIVFWTILLVPSLIMMIRKRITRCLPETDIPKVWPKISVIVPAKDEAETIEVTLNSLLASDYPHLEIIAVNDRSADETGAIMERVAKEAANQDRASMQIVHITELPADWLGKSHAMHQAAKQATGELLLFTDGDIIFDPNAISEATRVFLHQKLDHLCLLPQLARGGLIEMAFITFFGFLLTGGMFLWLVPTRWHFAYIGIGAFNLVRTEVYQQIGGHAAIKLDVLDDIKLGKLIKNYYYKQDFYLGIEQLKVRWQPSAWGVITGVEKNSFASFHYSLSLVSLATLAFLLFFIAPFIVPFLYPLSQTIGFLITVGLLHLCYATIAVLFASGLRVTPLLFFSSLALAFAIWRSAYITLKNGGVRWRDTIYPLDVLKKNLY